Within Micromonospora narathiwatensis, the genomic segment CCTCGCGCTCGCTGGGCCCACTTCCGGCATCCGGGAGCGGCGCGATGTTGTTGATGGGAGAAATCGCCGTGCGGCGAGCGTTGTGGGCGATGCGGGAAAGACTCGGAGAACCCCTGACAATCGACGAACTGGCAAGCGTCGCAATGTTCAGCAGATTCCATTTCTCGCGTCTCTTCAGAACGATCACCGGAATATCGCCCGGTCGTTTCCTGGCCGCCGTCCGGATCCAGGAGGCCAAACGCCTGCTCACCACCACGTCCCTGACCGTGGCGGCCATCAGCACCTCCGTCGGCTACACCAGCCTCGGCACCTTCAGCTCCCGATTTCACCGCAGCGTCGGCGTCTCGCCCGCCGCGTACCGGCACCGGCGTCTGGAACCGCCGCCGATACAACAGATCCGCCCCCCGCAGGGAAGCGCCGTCATCAGCGGCGAGGTACGCCCGTTCTGCCCGCGATTCGCGGCGCCCATCTTCATCGGGTTGTTCCCCGACGCCATCGCCGAGGGGGCGCCGGCGAGCTGGGCCGTCATAGACCGCCCCGGCCCGTACCGGCTCTCCGGGGTCAGTCCCGGATCCTGGTACCTCATCGCGCACTCCCTCGGCGAGTGGCGATACCCGACCGACGATCCGGACCAGATCGAGCAGGTCACCGCGGTGGCTCGGTACGGGCCGCTCCAGATCGCCGAGGGCGGCAACCTCCAGGGCGCGGAGGTGATCGTCCGCCCGCGCCGGGACGTCGACCCGCCCGCCCTGCTGTCGCTGCTCGACCTGCCCGAGGTCGCGCTGAAGGCTGCCCGGCGCTCGCCGGAGCGGGAGCGTCATCCGGCCGCCGGATCCACCGTCCTCACCAGCATCGGCAACCCGCCCCGGATCCTCAGCGACAGCATCGGTTCCGGCACGACCCGGTGCCTGCGCGGGGTCGAGAGCCGGAACTCCCGTGCGATCATGGCCAGCACGAACACGGCCTCCATCAGACCAAGGTTGCTGCCGACGCAGACCCGCGGACCCGCGCCGAAGGGAATGTAGGCGTACCTCGGCCGGTCCCGGGCCCGGGCCGGATCGAACCGGTCCGGGTCGAACCGCTCCGGCCGCACCCAGAACTCCCGGTGACGGTGCAGGGTGTACGGCAGGATGACGACGTCGGCGCCGGCCGGCACGTGGTAGCCGCCGACCAGGTCCGCCTCGTGGGCGATCCGTGGCAGCAGCCACACCGGCGGGTAGAGCCGCATCGCCTCCTCCACCACCATGGTCGCGTAGCGCAGGTGGTGCAGGTCCTCGTAGGTGGGCAGCCGTCCACCGAGGACCTGGTCCGCCTCCTCCCGTAGCCGCCGCCGGACCTCGGGCTCCCCGTCGATGAGGTACAGGGTCCAGCCGAGGGTGCTGGCGGTGGTCTCGTGACCGGCCAGCAGCAGCGTGACCAGTTCGTCGCGGAGCCGGTCCCGCGCGACCCGCGGATCCGACTCGCCCCGGGTGGACACGATGAGCCGGGAGAGCACGTCGTCCTGCCCGGCGGCCTGCCCCTCACGTTCGGCCACCAACTGGTCGACCACCCGCTGCAGTTCCCGCCGGGCGCGGCGGAACCGCAGCTGGCGCGGCAACGGCAGCCAGGTGGGCACCATCCCGAGCGTGGCGAGCTCGAACATCGCCTGGTCCTGCACGGCCGCGAACTCCGCGCCGATGGACCCGAAGGCACTCAGGTCGGCGTCGAGCAGGGTCCGACCCAGTACGCCCAGCGTGAGGCCGGTGAACTCGGCGACCACGTCGACCGGGCCGTCGTCGCGCCGCCGGCGGAGCCGGTCCATCAACCGCTCGGCCTCGGCGGCGATGAGGCCGGCGTGATGCGCCAGCCGTCGCGGGTGGAACGCCGGCTGGATCACCTTGCGCTGCTTGCGCCACAGCTCACCCTCGCTGGTGAGCAGGCCGTCGCCCAGGGCGCGGCGGGCGTGCACCAGGCCGATGCCCTTGCGGTAGTTGGCGGCGTTGTCGGCCAGCACGTGCTTGGCGTGGTCCGGATGGTTGAACACGTGGAGGCTCTTGTGCCCCACCGGCAGCCGGACGGCGTCGCCGTAGCGGTCGACCGCGTCCGTGATCATGCCCAGCCGGTCGCGCGCCATCACCGCCAGCATCCGCAGCGCGGCGTGCCGGGGCGGTCCGGGCGGTGCCGCGGGTCGTCGGTCCAGCGGGCTCATGTCGGCACCTCCCGGTCGGGGCCGGTCGTGCCCAGCCGTCCGTTGTGGAACAGC encodes:
- a CDS encoding cytochrome P450, encoding MSPLDRRPAAPPGPPRHAALRMLAVMARDRLGMITDAVDRYGDAVRLPVGHKSLHVFNHPDHAKHVLADNAANYRKGIGLVHARRALGDGLLTSEGELWRKQRKVIQPAFHPRRLAHHAGLIAAEAERLMDRLRRRRDDGPVDVVAEFTGLTLGVLGRTLLDADLSAFGSIGAEFAAVQDQAMFELATLGMVPTWLPLPRQLRFRRARRELQRVVDQLVAEREGQAAGQDDVLSRLIVSTRGESDPRVARDRLRDELVTLLLAGHETTASTLGWTLYLIDGEPEVRRRLREEADQVLGGRLPTYEDLHHLRYATMVVEEAMRLYPPVWLLPRIAHEADLVGGYHVPAGADVVILPYTLHRHREFWVRPERFDPDRFDPARARDRPRYAYIPFGAGPRVCVGSNLGLMEAVFVLAMIAREFRLSTPRRHRVVPEPMLSLRIRGGLPMLVRTVDPAAG